The DNA region GTCGACCCGCTCCTGCAGAAGCAGGCCGCCTGCATCTCGACCATGACCTACAACGAATACTGGCAGGTCATCGATGCCGGCATCAAGCCGGAAGAACTGGTCACCTTCAAGTATGAAGACGAAGGCGTGGCCACGCTCGAAGACGGCCTCTATGTGCTCGAAGACAAGCTCAAGGACCCGGCCTTCAAGGAGAAGATGGTCAAGTTCGTCCGCGCATCGATGAAGGGCTGGAAATACGCCGAGGAAAACTCCGACGAAGCCGCCGAGATCGTTCTCGAAAACGATGCCTCCGGCGCCCAGACGGAAGTCCACCAGAAGCGCATGATGGGTGAAGTCGCCAAGCTGACCGCCGGCTCGAACGGCGCGCTCGACAAGGCTGACTACGACCGCACCGTCAAGACGCTCCTCGGCGGCGGCTCCGATCCGGTCATCTCCAAGGAACCGGAAGGTGCCTTTACGACCGAGATCACCGACGCGGCCCTCAAGTAAAACGAGGCGGACCACCGAAAACGGGCACAGGGAGCAATCCCAGTGCCCGTTCCATTTTTGTAAGTTTTACTGATATTTTTTTCGGAGCCGCCTTGCAATTCTGCAACACTATCGTTCTATCTTGAACAATGTCGACGGCTGATCTTGAATACTGGCCGACGCCTCTTGCAAGGCTCTTACTGATCGCCCACCTCTTGCACCGGATTAAAGCGTCTCCACCTACGAATGCGCCAGCACCCACTTTGAGTCGCGCACATCCGGGTGAGCCAATTGGGGCGCACACGCGTATTGTAGACAGACTGACGATCGTATTGGGGAAAGGGACCCATGTTTTCGAAACCGACTCGAAAGGCCATGTTTGCGGCCTCCATGTTGACGCTCATGGCCTCTGTTGCCATTGCGCAGGAGACTCCAGCAGCACCCGCCAAGACACCGGCCCTGCCCTCCATCATTGTTACACCGGCAAAGAGCCGGACTCTGGTCGACCGGATTGTGGCAACCGGTACGATTAAGTCAGTGGAGGACGTTTATGTTCAGCCACAGGTGGAAGGCTTGCAGATCAAGTCTATCGAAGTTGATGTCGGCGACACCGTGTCCGAAGGACAGGTGGTGGCCCGCCTGAATGACGACACGCTGAAACTGGAGCGCAGCCAGCAAGTCGCAAACCAGGCCAAGGCCGAGGCGGCACTCGCCCAGTATCGAGCGCAGGTGATCGAGGCTGAAGCGAGCCTCAAGGAGGCACAGCGCCAGTTCGACCGCGCCACGCGCCTGTCGAGCAGCGGCTCGGTGTCGGCTTCGCAGCGCGAGCAGGCCGAAACGACGCTCGCCAGCGCCACGGCTAAGGTCGAAACCGCCAAGCAGTCCATTGCCGTTGCCGAGGCCGACATCAAGGTCGTAGAAAGCCAGATCGCCGACATCGATCTCCGGCTTGCGCGCACGGAGATCAAGTCGCCCGTTGCCGGCACCGTATCCGAGCGTAATGCGCGGATCGGCGCAATCGCGTCTGGCAGTGCCTCGCCACTCTACACGGTCATCCGCGACGGGCAGATCGAACTTGTGGCAGATGTGACGGAAGCTGATATACTCAGACTGAAGGTGGGTCAGCCAGCTTCCATCTCGGTGGCTGGCAGCAGCGCGCCGATCACGGGCTCGGTCAGGCTGATCTCGCCTGTGGTCGATGCCGTGACCCGCCTTGGCTCAGTGCATATCGCCATCGATGACGATGCAGCAGCCCGAGCCGGCATGTACGGAAGTGCGGCGATTACAATCGGTCAGGCCGACGACGTGGCCCTACCGCTGTCGGCCATTACCAGCGAGCGGAATGTCACCACCGTTCGGCTCGTCACGGACGGCGTGGTCAAGATGCAGCCGGTGAAGACCGGCATTCAGGATGGGGCCTTCATCGAGGTCACAGAAGGCCTGAAGGAGGGAGACCTGGTCGTTGCCAAGGCCGGCGTCTTCGTCCGTGATGGCGACCGGATCAATCCGGTGGAAGACACCAGCAGCGTATCCAACTGAGGAATGACGTCGCCATGAACTTCTCTGCATGGGCCATCCGAAATCCGATCGCGCCGATCCTGGCCTTCTTCCTGTTGATGGTCGTCGGCATCCAGTCGTTCAACGCGCTGCCGATTACCCGCTTCCCCAATATCGACGTGCCCCTGGTCGCGATCACCGTGACCCAGAGCGGTGCCTCGCCAGCGGAGCTCGAAAGTCAGGTGACCAAGGAGGTCGAGGACGCGGTTGCCTCGATCACCGGCGTCGACGAGATCAACTCGACCGTAACCGACGGCCAGTCCCAGACCGTCGTTATGTTCCGCATGGAAGTGGTGACCGAACAGGCCGTCCAGGACGTCAAGGATGCGATTGACCGCATCCGCGGCGATCTGCCGGCCTCGGTAGACGAGCCGATCGTCACCAAGATCGACGTCGAAGGCCAGGCCATTCAGAGCTTTGCCGTCTCCTCGCCCAACATGAACCTCGCCGAACTCTCCTGGTTCGTGGACGATACGGTCAAGCGCGCGCTGCAGGGTCAGGCTGGCATCGGTCGCGTCGACCGCTACGGCGGCTCGGATCGGGAAGTCCGTGTCGAACTCGACCCCAACCGCCTCGACGCCCTCGGCATCACCGCCGCCGACGTATCGAGCCAGTTGAAAGGCACCAATGTCGACCTCGGCTCCGGCCGTGGCCAGGTGGCCGGTGCCGAACAGGCGATCCGGACGCTCGGCGACAACAGGGATGTGACGAGCCTTTCGAACACCACGATCGCACTCTCCGGCGGTCGCTTCGTCAAGCTCTCGGACCTCGGCACCGTCAAGGACGCCTATGAGGAACCGAAGTCCTTTGCCCGTCACGACGGCAAGCCTGTGGTCTCCTTCGCCGTCTTCCGCGCCAAGGGAGCCTCCGAAGTCACG from Rhizobium glycinendophyticum includes:
- a CDS encoding efflux RND transporter periplasmic adaptor subunit; this translates as MFSKPTRKAMFAASMLTLMASVAIAQETPAAPAKTPALPSIIVTPAKSRTLVDRIVATGTIKSVEDVYVQPQVEGLQIKSIEVDVGDTVSEGQVVARLNDDTLKLERSQQVANQAKAEAALAQYRAQVIEAEASLKEAQRQFDRATRLSSSGSVSASQREQAETTLASATAKVETAKQSIAVAEADIKVVESQIADIDLRLARTEIKSPVAGTVSERNARIGAIASGSASPLYTVIRDGQIELVADVTEADILRLKVGQPASISVAGSSAPITGSVRLISPVVDAVTRLGSVHIAIDDDAAARAGMYGSAAITIGQADDVALPLSAITSERNVTTVRLVTDGVVKMQPVKTGIQDGAFIEVTEGLKEGDLVVAKAGVFVRDGDRINPVEDTSSVSN